AGCCAGTCCACTTGGTCGCCCGGATGGCCGCCTTCCGGCGGCAGCCACGGCTGCACCGAGGGCATCAGCCAGAAGTAGAGCGCTCCGGCGATCGAGATGACGGCGAGAATCGCCGTGGTTACCCAGAAGCCGCGCCCCGGCTTATTCGTCTCCACGCCAAAACGGCTTCGCGCAGACTCTCGCCGACCCTTCGCGCGCGGTGCGAAGCGCAGCAACGAACGCGCGCGTGCGTTCGAAGATCGTTTCAGCATCGCGTGCCGTGCCCGCGATCGCAGTTCCGACCACGACGGCGTCGGCGCCCGATTCCAGTGCCGCGCACGCACTCTCGGGATCGGCAATGCCTCCTTCGCAGACCGTGAATGCGTCAAAGGTCGCAAGCTCGCCGACGAGCTGCAGTGCGGGAAGCGCTGCGCCGCGCGTCGTTTCCGTATAGCCGCACAGCGTCGTGGCGAGAACCTCCGCTCCGGCGTCGCGCGCGTCGCGACCGTCTTCGCCGAGCGCGCAATCCGCCATGGCGAGCGCTCCCGCGCGACGGATATGGTCCACGATGGCAGCGGTTGTGCTTCCGTCCGGTCGAGGCCGGCGAGTCGCATCGAAGGCCACGATCTCGGCTCCGGCTGCGAGAACCTCCCGGACGTCCCCCAGCGTCGGCGTGATATATGGAAGAAAGCCGTCGTACTCGCGCTTGAGGATGCCGATGACCGGCACGTCGACGCGCGCGCGAACTGCCTGCAGGTGCGCCGCGGACTCGATGCGCACGCCCGCCGCGCCCGCCTCCACGGCCGCGGCTGCCATTGCGGCGACGTTCTCTGGGCGCGCGAGCGGCGACCCTCGGGGAAACTGCACCGATACGATCAGCTTGCCGCGCAAGCGCGCGAGGACGCTTGACCCGAGCGGAGGCGACTGGCTCACGTCAGCTCCTTACACGGCATGCCGGCTTCACGAAAAGCCAGCAACACGGCACCAAGCACCGGCGGATACGCCGGCTCGATGATCTCGACTCCCGGCGCGACCGTACGCAACCTGTCGTAGAGACCGTCGCGGAACGCACGATCGCGCAGCAGACCGCCGGCGAAGGCCGCGCGCGGGGGCGAACGCCAGTGCCGGCGCCGGTCGAGCGAGCGCGCCGCGAGAGCGGCCAAGTGCGCCTGCGCGCCGGAGACGGTGTCGCGCACGCAGGCATCTCGGACGGCCTCACCCTCGCCCGCGGACGACAGCTCAAGCACGACTTGCGCGAAGGACGCAAGCCGGTCCCGATCGATGGATCCGTGGTAGAAAGCCGCCAGGAGCTCTCGGAGTGACGCGACGCCGAAGTATCGCTTCGCTTCCGACTCGACGACGCAGCCGGCGTTCTCCGACATCGCCGAGGCAATCGCCGTCCTCGCGATCCAGAACGCGCTTCCCTCGTCTCCGAAAACGTATCCCAACCCTCCGAACAGCTCCGTGCAGCCGTCGTCGTCGACGACGTAGCCGACGGACCCCGTTCCGGCGATGACGACGACGCCCGAGCCCCCGGCGAACGCACCGGCGTGCGCGATGAACGGATCGTGGACGAGCGAGAACGAGGCGGTGGGAAGCGACGGCGAAACGCCATAGACGCGCCCTTCAAAGCCACTCACGCCGGCGACGATCGCCTCGAAACGAGCTTCCGCAGACACCCCTGCCGCATGGCGCGCCGCTTCCACGGCCTTTGCTAGAGCGTCCCGCATCCGTGTCGACTCGGGGCCTGCGCCGATCTCGTCGGCCGGGCCCGCATCTCCGTAGCCGAGCACGCGCCCGCGTTCGTCCGCGACCGCTGCCTGCGTCCCGGTCTGACCTCCGTCGATTCCCGCGACATATTTCACGGGACGAGCGCGCGAGCGAAGGCATCGGCGGCGCACTCGCGTTCGGCGCGCGGCCGCATGCGCGCGACGGCGCCGATCGCCTCGAGATGGTGATAGAGCTCGTGCGCCACGGCTCTAACGAAAAACCGCCGCCGCGCCGAACCGTGCAGGGCGTCCATGCGCCGAGCGTTGACGCGGATCGTCGGACCGCGCCCGTCGTACTCTGCATTGAGCCCGCGCTCCGCCCACGCTCCGAGATCCACGATCTCGATGCGCAATCCATAGTGGCGGCGTGCCGCCCGCACGACGGTCACAGAACCACGCCGTCCCGCTCGAGTTGCGCGCGCAGCTCGAGCGTGTCGATCGCACTCGGTGCGACGTCGCGCTCGCATGCGAGCGCCGCCGCCGTGCCGGCAGCCTGACCGAGCGTCATGACGGTCGGCGTAAGCCGCGTCGACGCGAGCGCCTCGTGCGTCGTCGAGATGCAGCGTCCCGCAACCAGCAGGCCTTCACAGCCGACCGGCACGAGACATCGATAGGGAATCCCGTAACTCGTTCCCGGTGCCAGATGCTGCGTCGTCGTGCCACGCCCCGAAGGATTGTGAATGTCGATGGGATACGCACTCCGCGCGACCGCATCGTCGAAGTGACGTGCCTGCAGCACGTCGTCGCGCGTCAGCGTATAGCGCCCGACGATGCGGCGCGACTCGCGTATGCCGATCTGCGTTCCGGTAGCGGCGATGCGTGCGTTCTCGAAGCCTGGAACCCGCGCGCGAAAGAAGGCGGCGAGCTGCATGACCTGCCGGCGCGCTTCGACCTCCGCACGCGTCAAATCGTCCGGGTCGAGCGGATCGATCTCGAGGACGCGCGTCATGTTGACGGTAACTTCGTCGGGATACGGCGAGACGAAGAACGACACGAGCTCACGCGGTACGTCGACCAGGCCGTCCTTCTGTGCGCGCGCCCAGAGATCGTGGAGCCCTGCGACCGCCGTCACCGTCGAGGCAGTGCGTTCGTGCGCCTTGAGCGACGTGCGCATTTGATCAGGATGCGTTCGAAGATACGCCGCGGTTTTCGCGAGATCGACGTGGCTCATCCGAAACATCAGCGACGCCGGCTGCACCCGCCCGCGTTCGTCACCCTTTTGCGTCGGCACGCCTGCAGACGCTGCGACGTAGGCATCGGCCGTGGCGTCGATGACGACGCGCGCGCGGTAGACGCGCTTTCCGCCGACCGTATCGAAGACCGCTCCCACGACGGTGTCGCTCTCGACCAACGCGCTCGTGAACCACGCGTGCAGGAGAAGACGCACGCGCGCTTCCGTGGTCATCTCGAAGAGGAGTGCCTTGTGAACTTCGGGATCGAAGGGCGTGATCGTCGGAACGTAATCCGAGCTATCCGGGATGTGTCCGGGCGAGGCGCCGAGCGCGATCAAGCGCGACACGATCTCTTGCGCTATCCCCCCGACGACACGCTCCGCGCCCGAGTGGAAGGTCATCCATGGGCCGACCATCGCCGCGGTTGCCGTGCCGCCGAGGAACCCGTACCGCTCGGCGAGCAGGGTCTTCGCTCCGTGGCGAGCAGCTGCGATTGCCGCCGCACAGCCGGCGTTTCCGCCGCCCACGACGAGCACGTCGACCTCGCGCATTATCACCGCGATTCGCCGGGTTGCTTGGCAGGCCATTCCCGTCGCGGCGCCCGAATGATGCGAAAGCGATGATCACGTTTTCCAGGTCGGCGCAATACTACGACGCGCTCCTCACGGCCGCGGGAAAGGACTACGCGCGCGAGAGCGCCGTGATCTGCGAGCTCGTCGAGCGCTACAAGCGCTCTGCGGGACGCAGGCTCCTCGACGTGGCGTGCGGGACGG
Above is a genomic segment from Candidatus Dormiibacterota bacterium containing:
- a CDS encoding BadF/BadG/BcrA/BcrD ATPase family protein; translated protein: MKYVAGIDGGQTGTQAAVADERGRVLGYGDAGPADEIGAGPESTRMRDALAKAVEAARHAAGVSAEARFEAIVAGVSGFEGRVYGVSPSLPTASFSLVHDPFIAHAGAFAGGSGVVVIAGTGSVGYVVDDDGCTELFGGLGYVFGDEGSAFWIARTAIASAMSENAGCVVESEAKRYFGVASLRELLAAFYHGSIDRDRLASFAQVVLELSSAGEGEAVRDACVRDTVSGAQAHLAALAARSLDRRRHWRSPPRAAFAGGLLRDRAFRDGLYDRLRTVAPGVEIIEPAYPPVLGAVLLAFREAGMPCKELT
- a CDS encoding putative N-acetylmannosamine-6-phosphate 2-epimerase codes for the protein MSQSPPLGSSVLARLRGKLIVSVQFPRGSPLARPENVAAMAAAAVEAGAAGVRIESAAHLQAVRARVDVPVIGILKREYDGFLPYITPTLGDVREVLAAGAEIVAFDATRRPRPDGSTTAAIVDHIRRAGALAMADCALGEDGRDARDAGAEVLATTLCGYTETTRGAALPALQLVGELATFDAFTVCEGGIADPESACAALESGADAVVVGTAIAGTARDAETIFERTRAFVAALRTAREGSARVCAKPFWRGDE
- a CDS encoding FAD-dependent oxidoreductase; the encoded protein is MREVDVLVVGGGNAGCAAAIAAARHGAKTLLAERYGFLGGTATAAMVGPWMTFHSGAERVVGGIAQEIVSRLIALGASPGHIPDSSDYVPTITPFDPEVHKALLFEMTTEARVRLLLHAWFTSALVESDTVVGAVFDTVGGKRVYRARVVIDATADAYVAASAGVPTQKGDERGRVQPASLMFRMSHVDLAKTAAYLRTHPDQMRTSLKAHERTASTVTAVAGLHDLWARAQKDGLVDVPRELVSFFVSPYPDEVTVNMTRVLEIDPLDPDDLTRAEVEARRQVMQLAAFFRARVPGFENARIAATGTQIGIRESRRIVGRYTLTRDDVLQARHFDDAVARSAYPIDIHNPSGRGTTTQHLAPGTSYGIPYRCLVPVGCEGLLVAGRCISTTHEALASTRLTPTVMTLGQAAGTAAALACERDVAPSAIDTLELRAQLERDGVVL